A window from Oncorhynchus nerka isolate Pitt River unplaced genomic scaffold, Oner_Uvic_2.0 unplaced_scaffold_1588, whole genome shotgun sequence encodes these proteins:
- the LOC135568451 gene encoding uncharacterized protein LOC135568451, which yields MVPALLSRSPVRLHGPVHPVPPPRTSPPVAAPRTRLSLCPLSTGAPACPALLEPSSSPELLESPVCPELLESPVCPELLESPVCPQLLESPVSPQLLESPVSPELLESPVSPELLESPVSPELLESPVCPEPSASQELPEPSASQELPFGPELPFGPVRPFSRVANPRSVARVAVPRRTQKVEKGYGGVGSTSCVRAATADRCPPRPSPIGSGFAAGVHTYCHVLTIVLLCFLCFSVGQDVS from the coding sequence atggtgccagccctgctctcaagatctccagtacgccttcacggtccggtccatccagtgccacctccacgcaccagccctccggtggcagccccccgcaccaggctgtctctctgtcctttgtctacaggtgctcccgcctgtccagcgctgctagagccttcctcctctccagagctgctagagtctcccgtctgtccagagctgctagagtctcccgtctgtccagagctgctagagtctcccgtctgtccacagctgctagagtctcccgtctctccacagctgctagagtctcccgtctctccagagctgctagagtctcccgtctctccagagctgctagagtctcccgtctctccagagctgctagagtctcccgtctgtcctgagccgtcagccagccaggagctgccagagccgtcagccagccaggagctgccctTCGGTCCTGAGCTGCCCTTCGGTCCAGTGAGGCCATTTAGTAGGGTTGCCAATCCTAGATCGGTGGCGagggtcgccgttcctaggaggacacaaaaagtggaaaaaggctatggtggagtggggtccacgtcctgcgtcagagccgccaccgcggacagatgcccacccagaccctcccctataggttcaggttttgcggccggagtccacacctactgtcacgttctgaccatagttcttttgtgttttctttgttttagtgttggtcaggacgtgagctga